The following coding sequences are from one Triticum dicoccoides isolate Atlit2015 ecotype Zavitan chromosome 4A, WEW_v2.0, whole genome shotgun sequence window:
- the LOC119285559 gene encoding 14 kDa zinc-binding protein-like, whose product MASEKDAALAAVPNDNPTIFDKIIKKEIPSTVVYEDEKVLAFRDINPQAPTHIVIIPKVKDGLTGLSKAEERHVEILGCLLYAAKVIAKQEGLEDGYRIVINDGPSGCQSVYHIHVHLLGGRQMNWPPG is encoded by the exons ATGGCGTCGGAGAAAGACGCGGCGCTCGCCGCCGTGCCCAACGACAACCCCACCAT ATTTGACAAGATCATCAAAAAGGAGATACCTTCTACAGTGGTGTATGAGGATGAGAAG GTCCTCGCTTTCAGAGACATAAATCCTCAAGCTCCGACCCACATTGTAATCATTCCCAAAGTCAAGGATGGATTAACCGGCCTTTCAAAG GCAGAAGAGAGGCATGTAGAGATACTTGGCTGCCTCCTCTACGCTGCAAAAGTTATCGCAAAGCAGGAAGGACTTGAAGATGGCTACCGTATTGTCATCAATGATGGCCCTAGTGGAT GTCAATCTGTTTACCACATCCATGTCCATCTCCTTGgagggaggcagatgaactggcccCCAGGCTAA